ATCGGAAAAGAGGACCAGGACTACCTGCGGAACGAGTTCCTGCGCCTGGAGAAGCCGGTACGGCTCGTGTTGTTCACGAACGAATCCTGCGCCTCATGCGCGGATACGAAGACCCTGCTCGAGGAGACGGCCGCACTGTCGGACAAGATCTCAATCGAGGTCTACGATCTGGCAAAGGACGCCGACAAGGCGAAGGAGTACGGAGTAGAGGGCAGGGCGCCGACGATCGCGGTCATGGGCGAGAAGGACTACAACATCAGGTTCTACGGGATCCCGGCCGGATACGAGTTTGGTACCCTGATCGAGGATATCATCGACGTCGGCCGCGGTGAGACCGGACTGTCGGATACAACCAAACAGGAGCTCGCGGAGCTGACTGTGCCCGTGCACATTCAGGTGTTCGTCACCCCGAGCTGTCCCTATTGCCCGCGGG
This sequence is a window from Candidatus Bipolaricaulota bacterium. Protein-coding genes within it:
- a CDS encoding thioredoxin family protein, encoding MALIGKEDQDYLRNEFLRLEKPVRLVLFTNESCASCADTKTLLEETAALSDKISIEVYDLAKDADKAKEYGVEGRAPTIAVMGEKDYNIRFYGIPAGYEFGTLIEDIIDVGRGETGLSDTTKQELAELTVPVHIQVFVTPSCPYCPRAARTAHMMAFESEMVKSDVILANEFPVLSQQYNVMAVPKVVINEKTSFEGAIPEEDFLSFVKQATA